In the Corythoichthys intestinalis isolate RoL2023-P3 chromosome 18, ASM3026506v1, whole genome shotgun sequence genome, agcgattcatgccagacatcacaggaatctgactgaactacagaagttttgtagagaagaatgggccgagATTGGTCCTCATcgttgtgccagactgatctgcagctccaGGAAGCGTCTGCttgaagttattgttgccaaaaggggggccacaaaatattaaatgtgatggttcaccaacttatcccccccccccccccccccccccccatctgtcattgtttacaaaCTTTCCTCATTACAATatggaaacctataaatgtttgggtggttttagttaaagcactgttttttcgtctgtgtaattttgacaaagatctgatcacattttatggtgattttatgcagaaatgtgagaaattccaaaaggttcagatactttttcataccactgtacccaTAGGTTGCCACCCCTAGACTGTAGGATAATGAAAATCTCCAGGTCCTTGAAAAGttgtcaaaaaaataattgtctgCTTACCATCAACAGGGTAGTAAAGTGTTTGCTGGCACACATACTGTAATGTTTGTGCCTCATCAGATTCCCTTGGAGGCAACAGTCACACACTGATGATTGCGTGTGTCAGTCCTGCCGACTCAAACTTGGAGGAAACCATCAACACGCTGAGATACGCTGACCGAGCTCGGAAAATTAAAAACAAGCCTATCGTGAACATCGACCCCAGAGCAGCGGAACTTAGCCGCTTGCATCAACAGGTGCAtggaaagcattaaaaaaaaatctgacgtgACCTCTGTCAAATTCCAATGCGATTCAGTGAAATTATCTAattagtcaaagtcctgacagtAATTTTATACACAGGTTCAGGAACTGCAGGTAATGCTTCTTCATGCCCGTGGAGGAGTCTCGCCAGTGCTCACTGGGTAAGCGGCCTGCAGTCGCTACGGCTTTACAAGAGGTCAAGGTGTTCAGTTTGTtcgtatgttttatttatttatttatttattattttattttttttatacgggCCTCAGGCCAGAGACGAGCGAGAATATGAAAAGGCTGTTGGAAGAGAACCGCCGTCTGCAGGACCAGAACCACAAATTGAGCAAGGAGTTGAGTGAGACTGTGGGACAAACCACCCTCATGTTTGAGAAGATCATTATGGTTAGTGGCTTTGAAATTTTGCCTCCAAGGCCAAAGAATGTTCAGGAAGTTGTTATAGAGAATTtgatgaagaaagaaaaaataatttcagaCATTTTTATTCTGTTGTAGACGGAGCAAACAAATGAGAAACTTCTAAGCAAACTCAAGCAACTTCAACATGCAGCGTAGGTTTTCAAACTGTTTTGTCATTGTTCTTCCTGATGTTAAGACTAAGACTCTAAACTCATTCATAGCCAAtgatcatatttcagtgccattgacaatctgtttggactgggaggggcttgCAGTAAAAGATTTAAAGCTGGTTGAACAGTAGGAAGGCTTTTGATGTGTTTCCTTGGTTTGAGTGTTGTAAGTTGTAATTTGACAAAGTAACCAATGTTAAAAActgctcattttaaagcaactaTCCTTTGTCGTCATCAGCGGCAGCCAATCAGTTAGTAATTTGGGATTGCTCTTACAGTTGCAGAGTAAATCTTCAAAAAGTGTTGGAGACACTTGACGATCAAGAGTTGAAGGAAAACCTTGAGCTTGTGAAGAATCTGCAAGACCTTATTTTGGAGCTCAAGGTATCGAAATCACTACTAGAACCACAATAAAAAGTATACTGTCTTTTTAATTATCTGTTACAAATACTTTCTCTTAGCGTGAGAGTGTAGGCATTGCTGCGTCTATCGACGCCATGGCTGCAGGGGTGGACAACCCAGATGAATTGGGAAATGCTGGTGATACAAATAGGTCCTCACCTGTAAGTTGTTGTTTGTTTCTCCCTCTCCTGCTCTCCTAATTATTGAGTTCTTCATTATAAGATCTTTTGATTTAATTACAGTTCTCACGatactaaaattttcaattgGATATCGATGCTAAAAACAATGCTCTAAATAGTTTCAAtaccacattaaaaaaaaaaaaaaaatcatattaagcttttcagtttaattaatttttgacaccccccaccccccaaaaaaacgtcCTCGAATTGCCTCAAATCCTATCTCGTacattgttatcaagagtagtgAAAATCAAATTTACCCCATGAAAACAAATTTATGGTGATCTGTGGTAGTGCAAAAACAAATAACTCTGTCAGTGCTTTTGCAATACCGTACAGCATgcaacacgtcacctttgcacattaatattcatgacattggcaactgttgctagggggatcaaactcgcgtttgtccttcatgctagatgcatgtaaatagtgtacaaacGAGATATTTActcagctaaacctaccaattctgtctgaaaatgatgtccctgttgccaaattcactggtaaagatgtggaagaatatacaaatgtttagttaaagagatggcttgagtgtcgagggctgaaaaagactacCTGATCCACAGGttgcttttttattgacacctttttcttgtgtgcatttccTTACGAcactgacattctcctgtttcaacaatctatcctttaccaccatatgccctgtctttcttatatattatatcctctgtttgtcttacgtctctgaccgttcttggggatcATTTACATTGCTAGttttgtgtagtgatcgcaaatgctactcagtgacagccaacaaacactttttttcccccattaataacaaatcttaattctattaaattatttacacttccccctaactaaagttgtttctttacaacaaaaaaggtaacaacagtggcattcagataccatttaatttttttttcaggtcattcattgtcagacagaaccagcacggcaaaacgccacgcttaaaaataagtaaaaatatcaaaatggcttaccgcttcagggcaggctgtggcaggcaatggatcagcattgtcatctgtaggaccatggctcccaacaaaatgtttactgcatatgaaggtgaacagctttaccttgctggcgttaaactggtctttcagACGTCTGCACaaattgatccattgttcacattttggcttcgggaaacgtatgaagaaaacatcctttatatgtcgtaatgtctaaagCTGTTTCTacgagttccatagcagcagtgtttactcagcatgttctttttttgaatgattaccggcagaaaacaagcagtactagaaTAGGTTGAATGCGAGCGCGCTTCTACTGTATGTTGACCCTCTTCCAGTTTACAATGGTgacatcacggtctaaaaataacattcgtgcggtacgctattaaaTGTTGTATCTGGATGCagcttttcagtcaatcaatattTTTGACAACCTTAGACTTTATCAAATTTGAAAGAATATCCAGTACCATTTTTCCTCTCAGGGTCCTTGAATTAAAATGAAACCCAAATTCctttcctctttttttccacCCAACACAAAGGATACCAACGCAACTGCTGAAAAGCCTTCGCTAGATGACTTTACAGCCCATCACGCACTGCAGCAGGCTCAGATGTCTAAAGAGCTGATCGAGCTtaacaaagtgttgagatgGAAGGAGGAACTGGTTAAAAAGATGTGCCAGAACGATAGCCAGCTGGAGTCTGTGCAGTTGGAGCAACAGGTGAGTAAAGTTTGTCTTATTGTTGTTGAAAACAGGAagaaggggggggaaaaaagcttaAATTGTACACGTGGTGACTTTGGTTCAAATTCATAATAATTGCATTGTAATTTAGTATTGTCATcccacagaacaacatgaatgaTCTGCAGATGGCAGTGAACTCTCTTCAAAAGGAGAAGGAACAACTTGTTTTGGCACTTCAGTCTGCAAAGAAAGACACCAACCAGGCTAAGTACGTGGGCTGCTTTGTCTTTAGAGGTTTATTATCCAAAGCTATTCTAATTTCACGTATACCTGAAGAACCTGTTTGTCCATCTTCATCTGACTGGCACATGTCCCCCGTAGGCTGAGTGAACAACGGAGGAAGCGTCTACAGGAGCTAGAAGGCCAGCTGGTTGACATGAAGAAAAAGCTCCTTGAACAGTCAAAAATGCTCAAACTCAAAGAGTCTTCAGTTCAGAAAGTCAGCAAGCTCACGCAAGAAATACAGGTCAGGAATATTTTTGCTCGAATATATGGCACCCTGCAAGACCAaatcagatgtttttttttctttttttcttgcatGCATGGATTTTACTTGTACATTTCTAGTCGCAGGAAATACATGGCCGTTGACGgtgaaagacgtccaatccatttgaactgggagcgaACAAACGTAGTTCATTCTCTGCCAGTCCTcgcggttcaaatggattgggcgtccactagtgtgatgaactcatttaaattcattacagaagaaaaaaagagcCACACGACTGGACGTCAATCATCGTCAATTCAAAGTAACggcagtattttctgcaggcaatgAAGTGCCAGCGTACACAGCTGATGCGGCAGATGAGGGATGACTCTGAGAAATTCCGACTGTGGAAGAGTAAAAAAGACAGAGAGGTGCTACAACTGAAAGAGAAGGTACAGCTGGtcttcctgaaaaaaaaaaaacacccggaTATCCATGTCCAAATGTATGCTTaacattttttcaatttaaactttttacaGGATCGTAAACGTCAGTATGAATTAATTAAACTTGAGAGGAATTTCCAGGCACAAGCCAATGTCCTGCGTCACAAAACAAATGAGGTGAAGTTTTTTCTGTCGCTCGTTGGTGCATTGAGAAATGTAGTTTATCTGCCCTCGAGTGTTTGCAGTTTCCCTAAAATACTCACAAAAGCTGTGAATGGTCTGACCAACAGGCGGCAGCAGCAAACAAAAGACTAAAAGATGCTCTCCATAAGAGATCAGAAGTCAAGAACCGTGGAATTGAAGGAGCTGCTGCAAGGGTGAAGGTAGTATTCTGTGCCTCATCCTTATGCTATAATACTAATGACACCTTGATGAAATTAGTATTTGGAGTGATTCTCATGAAAGCTGTGCGTTATGGTAATGGACATTTACCAAAGCTAGCTTAAAATGGCAGAAGACTATGATGActcggtgtatatatatatttttttgtgctccctaattttatttacagtaaaatatctAATTGATATTCCAAAACGTGTAATATTACATTTTAAGGTAATTATCACCTATGGTGGGGAAGTAGTCATctataaaaatgtaaaagataCTTTGTaggcatctttttttttcttgccttcTTTGTGGTGCATTATGGGTCAGAATAACATTATTTTAATAAACACTGTAATTATGACGGGACCAGATTTTccttaaatatttattatacaaagtaaaaaaaaaacgtataggACCATTATAGCTTATCTTGTGCTGctcaaataaatattgaaaacatCAAAGCTTTTCATGGACACATTACAGTAATGAATTTACGATTCTAATATCAgttaaaaacatacaaaaactattttggtaacaaatcgtggactgtgcCACTTAATAGACATAATCATCttttaacagaaaatgacttaTTTCAGTTTTTCATGACCATGTCCCTAAAATTTTCCAAGCCAGTTTAGGTTAGTTTCATGAGAATTACTTGCGCTTAGTACTGTGCAATATGGGCAGGGTAAAATGATATCAAGATATCGATAGGCCATGATATAATACATTTTACattatttggtaaaaaaaattagttatgacaacaccccccacccccacccactTTATTTTTGAATTCACATTAAACTGACCTTCCACAAATATTAAATGAAGCaagtacagtgatccttcgctacttcgtgcttcaaacttggcgccccccccccccccccaaaaaaaaaaaaaaatacagatgagctgtcccgagccgatcgcggaGTCTCACTCTTGCACCCTCTCCCTGCTCGTCAGgccgtgcactggagttgctgattaaagcaattattaaacgatgattgagagATGtttatgtttgatcttgccagagacaaaGTCACAGCGCCGCATCCGTcagtcattgtttaacttgttcaacagttgctgtggcaactcagcttcagtggatttgagtggactcattcaataaagcatttaatatAGCCAAGgatttttctactactttattgtttaaaaataattcagtgagacagtaacatgtttaaaactcattattacttattattattaacgtattattataattattacatttgaggtGCTTAAAAGCTTATTAAAACATATACACATTTTTAgttatgccccccacccccaaagtatgtcttatatgtatctctttcaaatgctaaatctaaataaatacattgaacacacaaaaaaaaggggggggggggattttctcttatcgcggcaggttctggtccccattaaccgtgaaaaacgagggaccgCTGTAGTGCATTAAACAAAGCAAGTTGTGCTGTACACTAAAACTATCCGGTGTAAACAGAGCCAGCACATTGTGCTCAAATGTAACCCATTGTGCTCAAATGTAACCCTAATAAATAGTCATTTTGACTTTTAAGTAGTgttgccccgataccgataccttgcTCTGCAGTATCGACTTATACCGATACTACtttgtttgaaatatatatatccaaAGTGAatcaagtagtagtagtagtttattgcatacctggtatgggtgataaattagttaaataaacctttggctcttaaaggccaaaatagtgctaaattcgtgaaattaaaacatgtataatactagcccaacaataagaaagtaaaaatacaatgaatgaataaactttttttaaccctgagttttggctctcataggccaaacagtgcaactttcatgaaattataagtaataataattgaccacagcatcctgtctctcgaTTAGCCTCCCTCTCGGTGCACCAGCAGCAGCACACACTTAGCcgcttagcttactttgcttacttctacagcacttttgaataggcttgccaccagtcctttgaaataaggaatcgttctgaattgggaattaaaagttgcgttccatatggaaccaatacggaatatatataaatggatacatttctatgcattttaggagttttgggatgtcccttttttttcgtcgcctgtacggctttgggcgcgagggagcgtcccttatttctatttctgaaaggtggcaaccctacttttgaaacaggtctcaaattactgcggcatttctttctgtaaaagacaatgaaagtaaagtagacgaaatGAGCTGACCAGTGttcgttgctccggtccagccccctttctcttggtagcagttgcggctgttgtagcctcaaactctttgtgttcattcacatttcgtcttcaaatgttttatcaggatcGACGTATTGAAACTGGCAGATTTACCTCCACCTCTTGAAagatttcaggccgcaaatcttgcttgCAGCCATTGTACTAGACTGAGattataaaatgaaatatttccagacccCCGACATTTTCCACTCGTAGTTTGATTTTcctacatatgaaaaagctgccccggcatCTGTTAAaagcggctattggcccgctctccttggtctggagcaggccaatagagataactgcttggcatgcaaagtgatcatgtgtcatcacacaacagggagtgtagtgagcgtcagGAGAAAAACAGGCTGTGGTCAAGTGTtaatactggaccggtaaatggtatcagtgccgtctttgttggtactcgccaataccgataccaccatttcgtgcCGGatcccccctgccgatactggtatctgtatcggtggaTCTTTTACTTTTAAGACCTTCCTTTTTAAAGCTAGCATAATATCATTGTATaagaaattaattaatattagggatgtccccgatccaatCACGCAATCGGAgatcgggccatttttcagaggatcgtaaTCGGGTGAAaatgatcgggtttttaatttaatcctttattttaaagggctaAACaggaacaaaataatccagaaatacaatggcattggcgAAAGAAACCGTTACATCCATTTTGTACTCTGCAGCACCCCCTtaaaaagcggaagaggaagtactgtaaattgtACAGTACtgcaacatgtttggaacttttaaaaaaaaaaaaaaatttttttttatcggatcgggactatgTGTCGGCAGTCTCAAACTCGGGTCACTCTGACTCGAgcacaaaaatatgcgatcgggacatgccTAATTAATATTGCTATTGGAAGTTGGAACTAATTGTGTAGTCTGTGTTTCGTGTGGCTTTTTTCTGTTGTCTTGCATGCATTCCTTGTGTATGGTTGGCAGGGGCTCAATTGGCTAAATATTGAGTGGCGATGGAAATATCTTTAGGCCGATTGGTAGTACTACTATGGCATATGGAATTAATGTAGCAAGTCATTACAATTGGTCACCATCTTCTGGCCAAAATGTGCATTACAGAATCAGGTCTTTTCATGGCGTGAATGACAATGGCTGTATACAATGTCAATATAGCGTTTTAGCGAAATATATCGTTCTATCAAACAGCACTAATTGCACCCATAATAGTAATGTAGAATTTCATGTTACTCCATTGGGTCTCCAGTACATAATTAATGTAAGTCATGTGATACACGTCTTCTTGGGATTAGAACTGGCTTCTCAATGAAGTGGAGGTTACAGTTAGCATGGAGGAAGCTCGGCGGCACCTCAATGACCTTCTGGAGGAGAGGAAACTCTTGGCTCATGAAAGGAATCACCTAAAGCAGCAGATTGATGCTGGGGAGCGACCAGCTGCTAAAATCCGAGTGAGTTATCTCTTAACGTGCTCATTGTCATCAACTTTGATACGTTGACTTATTATTTTGTAACGGGTATGTTAAGCGTCGGACGCTGACCATTTCTGAGTTGGAGAACCAAGGGGCACTGGAGGCGCCTCTAGTGAAACAGTTAGAAAACCTGGACACAGAAATAGAGCTCAGGTTAGTCAGACAACACACTCACTCATCAGTTGATTTGATCCGCACTATTTATGCAatgaatattataaaatatatatttgtaaaaatataaattatttttcatgTCTGTAGGAAATGCTCCatttaaacatgagaataaatgTAATCGATCATCGGTTGTCAtttacaatgagtgtttttacaCAGTTCGATTGATCATTTTTACAGGAATGCCCAAATAGCTGACCTTCAGCAGAAGGTCCTTGACGCAGACAGCGAAGGGCGACTGAAACATCGTATAGACGGCATCACAAACATCGTTGATGCCAGATGTGCCGTCAGAGTCCTGGTAGCTGAGGTGAATTTCGTTGTCCTTCTAAACAAAACGGAAGTTTTTGCATAATTGATAATGCTCTTGACTGAGAATTGTATTCATCTTAGGCTTGTGCTTTTCAATTTTCCAATTTTATACAGCTGGTGACGGCAAAGGTGGGCGCAGCAAAGCTGGAGAGTGAACTCAAACAAGAGAAAGCGAGTGGACAAGAACTGAAAAAGACTTTGGCTGATGAGCAAATGTTGACGTCCACCATGGATGTGGAGCACCAGCAGCACATTATTGAAATGGAGCAGAGGCATCAGGACAACGTAATCGCTTTAGttgaattcattttatttttatttcaaaatatcGCCCTCTACAACAGTTCCCTCTCTCCCTCAGGTCCAATGTTTTATCGAGCAGCTCAAGAAATGCAAAGAGAATGAAGCACAGCAAAAAGATGAGAGCTTGAAGGAGAAGGAGTGTCTAAAAATTCAGGTTAATATCAACATACAGGAAAAATggatttacattatttttcgcagttaattggGTACAGAACCCCATGCAAAAAGTGGAAAAACTACGAAGTAAGATTTTTCCCCCACCCTCTCCAAAAAAGGGAGGaaaaagacttcttttaaccaatatactttggttTTACAGATTTctttactatttcgcatgtttgtagtgttacggcTGTATTTAATCTTGGTTTTAAACGTTTTGCAACTTGAGTAACTtgtgtacaccaccaaacaatgcacaacttgacatggaaatatatgttagcgaagtcgctaattagcatagcgcccggcgctaactagtaacatctcaaaaacaacaataaagtctAAAAAATACAAGAGGATTTGTGTACTCGCCTCTGATAGACTGACACGGGACTTGGCAAAAcactagggactttttccaGTTAACACGACTTCActgcaaaaaatgccacttctaaaacaagtaaaaaattatttgaaatgtgATAAGATTTGCTTATAACAAGTAAGAACATTCTGCCAATGGAACAAGCCTAAAATAAGACATCCATTCAGGATCAACTAGTAAAATATAACGAGTTTCCACATCTCGTTGAACTAGTAAAATACGTCTTATTTAATTCTTATGTCTTATTTAGTAAATACGTCTTATTTTAAGAATTCTTACCAAGACAAAAATTGCTTGTTCCATTGGCAAAATGTTCGTTACAAACAAATCTTATCTCATttcaagtaccgtattggcccgaatataagacggccctgattataagacaaccccctcttttacaAGACTCgagtttgggaaaaaaagactttttggacaccaaattattttttcatacagaaaatagttacagtacatctgaaacaaatgattataacaatatatttgagagaaaaagcatgttattttgcctcattcaaatcttaacatctgaacatttaaatatgtaaactaaagtgcaatcacattcgtaaatgaatggcttctggtttttgaaatgtaaataaaccaaactattgtgataaaacaacaaaattgcaataactgcattaaccatcaaagtgaagtctaactgtaactgtagtcctgaaacaaatctgaataaggaaaaacattgcaataaaataatgcaaactggttaaacttgagagtagctgagatctgtcatgacagaacattacttcaatgatatctggcgccatcttgcgtcgtgaatgggtacaatgtctagaccgtgaatataagacaaccctgactttttcagtcttatttcaatgcaaaaaaaaaacacagtcttgtattcgggccaatatggtaaattTTTTTACTCGTTTtagaagtcattttttttcccagtgttgaacctactgctggacaactgaaagacaagaaGCAACGAACTTTCTCTCTTTCCCTCACGCTCTAAAAAATTACTTGCACACAGAAGCATGACGGCTGGTTccttgcctgtctcatacacaaatttattttccagtcttttgaaaaggagtaaatctctcgctcagtaaccggcagcatccatcataacgttgtgcgtgcacccgttaaaggtgtctgggtggcagacgtgtcttgaatttcgttcagcTACGAGCGCCTGTcttaaagttattagggaaaatcatcgtttttgaacatttatgaatcataATGTAATCATCACGTgttgaatcgcgatgcatctaattttttttttttttcttggcacTCCCTTAGTATGTACGAAGCCCCTGAGTCTGTGCAGTATGTTTTGCTGCGAAACACTCTAGCGCCTCAAAATGAAACGatgcatatttatttatttatttttatgaatactttttaaaatccCGTGAATAACTTTAAACCAGAAATTTCAAAGCGCAAATTAGCGAGAGATCTCTGTAAATGAGTATTTACCGAATAACTGTTGCTGCCTTCAGGAGGAAGAGCTCCAGAGACTGCGTGCTTTATGTGAGCAGTATAGACGGGTAAATGCACTAAAACACAAAAGTCATCATCAAATTTGTTTTATCCTTAGTGAAGAGTTATTTCTGTTCAATCGCAGAATGAGAAGGAAGAAGAAAACCGCCACCCTGAGAAACAGATCAAGGACCGCAGGACCTCAAAAAAACCTAGATCAACTGGGGTAAGGACTCGCTTCATTGCTTTGAGGGTCTTTACAGGACATGGTTTCATTAAAACTCAGATGGCATTGTTGAAAGTACTGAATATTCCCTATTCGTGTGCCTTTGaatgtacagggtgacccaaaaagatgcgtacccatgaaaatttcaattgtgactttgattaaaaagctatttatttcaaattacaaccacacattattcagtttatggaagaccattcaccagagtttcagctatttctgtcaatttttagtcaatttatggctttcccaagatgtgttccaaatgtccaccattccgcaagcaaacctgtactcgtctgacaaagttgtcaatcacttttacacactccTCTTTCGGGTTGGGAAGGGTTGTGAGAGCTTCACAATGGTTTCAGCAAGACGGGGCACCACCTCATACAGCCAACGAAACCATTGCTTGGTTGAGGCAGAGGTTCGAAGAGAGACTCATAAGCAGAAGATGCGATGTGGAATGGGCCCCGCACtcaccagatcttaaccccccaGATTTTTATCTGTGGGGTTTCCTCAAAGACAATGTATACCAGGGAAATCCACAAACAATTGAGGAACTGAAAACTGCCATCACAGCAAAAATAAGAGCCATCCCGAAAGAggagtgtgtaaaagtgattgacaactttgtcagacgagtacaggtttgcttgcaacggaatggtggacatttggaacacatcttgggaaagccataaattgactaaaaattgacagaaatagctgaaactctggtgaatggtcttccataaactgaataatgtgtggttgtaatttgaaatagctttttaatcaaagtcacaattgaaattttcatgggtacgcatctttttgggtcaccctgtacataGTTGTATTTCTTTTGTCCAGTGTTGCTGTAAAGGCAGCTGTATCAACAACCACTGTCGTTGCCGGAAAGGAAAGATGACGTGCAGTGAGAATTGCCAGTGTGACCATCAGAAATGTCAAAATACGGATGAACGGTTTGCTACTGAAGTAGGTTTTGTTGATGGATACATAATATTCTAAAACTGCCTTCAAACTGCAGCAAATCCTTAATAATACATCTGCACTACAATACACAACTGATACTTGAGTAAAGCAAACTATTAGACCAGTCGGTGTAATGCAGTGTCCCAATAGTAAGCATTCTTacactggtatgaaaaagtatctgaaccttttggaatttctaacatttctgcataaaatcactatcaaatgtgatctgatctttgtcaaaatcacacagatgaaaaaaagtttCTGCTTTAAAACATCtcaaacattaataggttttgATATTtagatgaggatagtatgcatacaatgacagaagggggaagaataagtaagtgaaccatcacatttaatattttgattttatgcagaaatgtgagaaaatccaaaaggttcagatacttttttataccactgtaaatactaTTGTACTTGTGTTCTGTGGAGGTGAAAGACGTGATTTGTACATAATACAGCAGGTCAggcatttttccccccatcagTCAGAAAATGACTTGGGTGTGTTCATGCAACAATTTTTCCCTTAT is a window encoding:
- the kif4 gene encoding kinesin family member 4, which codes for MANEDAKVIPVRVALRCRPLVPKEINEGCQCCLTFVPGEPQVVVGTEKAFTYDYVFDPTVEQDEVFNTAVSPLLRGLFKGYHATVLAYGQTGSGKTFSMGGTYTSAQEDDPSNGIIPRVIKTIFDEKENRSNCEFSMEVSYLEIYNEDVLDLLCTAKDRPALSVREDPKGGIKIVGLTEKQVVSARQMVDCLELGNSTRTVGSTAMNAASSRSHAIFTITLEQRKGKDKVDSIVSKLHLVDLAGSERQKKTKAEGDRLKEGISINRGLLSLGNVISALGDESKKNAFVPYRDSKLTRLLQDSLGGNSHTLMIACVSPADSNLEETINTLRYADRARKIKNKPIVNIDPRAAELSRLHQQVQELQVMLLHARGGVSPVLTGPETSENMKRLLEENRRLQDQNHKLSKELSETVGQTTLMFEKIIMTEQTNEKLLSKLKQLQHAACRVNLQKVLETLDDQELKENLELVKNLQDLILELKRESVGIAASIDAMAAGVDNPDELGNAGDTNRSSPDTNATAEKPSLDDFTAHHALQQAQMSKELIELNKVLRWKEELVKKMCQNDSQLESVQLEQQNNMNDLQMAVNSLQKEKEQLVLALQSAKKDTNQAKLSEQRRKRLQELEGQLVDMKKKLLEQSKMLKLKESSVQKVSKLTQEIQAMKCQRTQLMRQMRDDSEKFRLWKSKKDREVLQLKEKDRKRQYELIKLERNFQAQANVLRHKTNEAAAANKRLKDALHKRSEVKNRGIEGAAARVKNWLLNEVEVTVSMEEARRHLNDLLEERKLLAHERNHLKQQIDAGERPAAKIRRRTLTISELENQGALEAPLVKQLENLDTEIELRNAQIADLQQKVLDADSEGRLKHRIDGITNIVDARCAVRVLVAELVTAKVGAAKLESELKQEKASGQELKKTLADEQMLTSTMDVEHQQHIIEMEQRHQDNVQCFIEQLKKCKENEAQQKDESLKEKECLKIQEEELQRLRALCEQYRRNEKEEENRHPEKQIKDRRTSKKPRSTGCCCKGSCINNHCRCRKGKMTCSENCQCDHQKCQNTDERFATEDDSLSEVVSGDSTSPDVSFFQPPYVQQANVPQEIGPMGYETTGLKLVRKPVLKEEGQVVDQEKAGTTIKILKKKRFLTSFQNSFFSGCPPVVEESPTLKD